Genomic segment of Leopardus geoffroyi isolate Oge1 chromosome B2, O.geoffroyi_Oge1_pat1.0, whole genome shotgun sequence:
AGTAAAGAAGGTAACATTTATTAAGCCTTTACTATTTTATTACAGTAGCAATTGAGTAATTCATATATGaaagtaaatacattaaattattgacctttaaaaatattttaattttaagcttaccaataattttttggataattttttgttgtgggaCACTGTCTTATGCATTGTAAGACGTTTAGCAACATTATTGGCCTTTACCCTTAGAGGTACCACTCCCACCACAGCATAACTctacaaacaaaaatgtctgcagacattaccaaatgtcccctggTTGAGAGAAAGGGGATAAAATTGTCCCCAAGTCGACACCAAGTTGAGagaaatactttctttaaaattttcagttaagATCATAGCTATGCCttcttttaaagatttagaaAAGAGTACAGACCTATTTTAGAATCGTATATCCTCTACTTACCCACTATGTAACTTTAGGAAAATTGTTTAGTCTCactatttttcattaataaaatgaagggtGATAATAACCTACATCATGGGATTGTTAAAAGCATTAAATGGGAGAacctttccacttattttttattaatgtttatttattttgacagaaaaagagcacaagcaggggaggggcagagagaaagagaaagggagagagagaaaaatcccaagcaggcctcacactgtcaacgcaaagcctgacacagggctcgaactcatgaaccgtgagatcctgacctgaactgaaggcagacgcttaactgactgggccacccaggtgccccaaatgagaGAACCTTTGAAAGGCATCTAGCAGAGTATCTGATAATGAACATTTAGCAAATAAAGCTTCTCCAACTAGTTCTCTAATCTTTAATATTGTCATATCCAGCTTATAAATAACTAGTACAGTGCTTGCCATGCCATAAACACCCCTAAATTAGTTCAGTCTTTCTAGCTACCTATCAGGAATTCAATCAGATTTTCTAATGTATTGCCAAAGGTCCCgaagaacatatttttataaaaccatgTATACAGATGTTCTAATTTCTGTATCTTGACTTTTTCCAATAAGGAATATCTTGTACCAGAATTATCAAGTGAAGTGCGATCTTTTTGGTCCAAAGCTGCTAACCTCTTTGAGTCTGAGGGGGCGAAAGTAATTGAAGTGTCCCTGCCCCACACCAGTTATTCAATTGTCTGCTACCATGTATTGTGTACATCAGAAGTGGCATCAAATATGGCAAGATTTGACGGGCTAGAATACGGTAAGATGGCTGTgtctgggttttttaaaatagttgccTCAAATATTTGACAGTTTTACTTGTAGGGATAAGAAACTTATTCCCTGAGATAATGTTAATGATTTAGACAAGTAAACCAGTGAATTCTCTCGCCTTTGTCGTTTAACCTTCTGCTTACCGTATTCCTTGTACATATCTCCATATGTTTGGCTTCCCTCTCTGAACTgtggatattttaaagaaacagtatCTTATCTTTGTATTCTCAGTCTGTCAAatgtagtgcctggcacatggcaggagTTCagtagttggatggatggatggatggatggatggatgaatggatgagggaGTGAACAAATGATGTTTCCCTGTTGGTTATTTTCTCCTCTCGACTTGATCCCTGACTCGTTAGGCACAAGGCAGATAAAAGAAGAGGAGCCACTAAGGACAGTCTTCCAAAAGTTTAGTATTGGTCACAAATGTGAATCTACGCTTGCTTTTCAGCCAGAACTTGACTTCCTTTTCAAATGATGTttacctctgttttgttttcaggtcACAGGTGTGACATTGATGTGTCTACTGAAGCCATGTATGCTGCAACCAGGCGAGAAGGGTTTAATGATGTGGTGAGAGGAAGGATTCTCGCAGGAAACTTTTTCTTACTAAAAGAGTAAGTAATTAAGAATTTCCTCCATTCTTGAAAACTCAAGAGTAAACTCGTAATATGTCTATCAGGTATTACAAGTTGAGATATGTGCTAAAGAAGCAAAATTCTTATGCTTTGAATTAGAAATCACAGTTAAAGGCCTGCTTATAGTACTTTTGGTTCCTGGTTATtcaaacgcaaaaaaaaaaaacattgacacTTTAGCTAAATGATTAGTACAAAACTAGGTAGGAAGCCCTAAAGaattttaacttcattaaatGTCCCCTGACTATTATTGCCACCTTGGCTTATTGTTGTTAGACACTTAAACAGGAAGTTACATTGGTATATCTCGAAAAATTGAGTAAATCAACTTGGTTTTCCCTTACATTATGTATCTCTTTGCtccaagaaagaattctaaatTACTGGGGCTCCTACTGAGATTGTCTTCAATATAAGTTTATTCATCATCTCATAAATAGGATTCATCTTGCATACCACCAAGTCTGTCTAAGAGGACACTTTCTTGTGAAAAAACAAGAATGATTGTTGTAATAAATACTTCTAGAGTTTTTCTACATGCCCTTAAGAACAGAAAGCATTTTGTTGTCTATGTATCCCTTCAGGGCCTATGCTTAGGATtgctttttccaaaaatattatttgaacagCCAtgatgaaaaacagtatggaagtctcccaaaaaattaaaaatagaactaccagatgattcagcaatcctacttctgagtgtgaatccaaaggaaatgaaatcactcagaggaaatgaaatgcctcagagcattattcacaatagctaagacatggaactaacctaagtgtccatcatcagaaggatggataaaaaaaaatatgtggtgtGTTTATAcccaatggagtattatttagccattaaaaagaaggaaaacttgccatttgtgacaacatgggtgtaTGGTGAGgtcattatcctaagtgaaacaagtcagagaaagacaaatactatatgatctcacatatacatagaatctaaaaaaaaaaagccaaactcctagaaacagaaagtagaatggtggttgcctgggTCTGGGCctaggggaaatggggagatgttagtcaagggtacaaacttgcagtgataagatgaataagttccgGGGATATAATACACAGCATAGTTAttatagttaacagtactgtattatgtctttgaaaattgctaagagaatagatcttagaTGTTAttaccacacagacacacacacacacacacacacacacacacacacacacacacattgtaatTATGTaaggtgatagatgtgttaactaaccttattgtggaaatcatttcacaatatatacatatatccaattatcatattgtacaccttaaaaatacataattttaatatgtcAACTACATCTCaaataaagctgaaaacaaacaaaaaaacctaaagatGTTTGATTATGTTCCATGTTAAAAGACCCTTTtcctgcaaatcaaaaccacaatgtgatattaCCTCACagttatcagaatggataaaatacaaGAGAcgacaggtgttggtgaggatgtagagaaaaaagaaccctcttaCACCATTGCTGGGagtgcaaactgatgcagccactctggaagacagtatggagtttcctcaaaaagttaaaaatagaactaccctactatccagcgattgtactactaggtatttccccaaagaatactGAAACACTAATTCCAAAGGATACACATCCCCCTATATTTACAGCAGtggtatttacaatagccaagatatggaagcagctcaagtttCCATcagttgataaatggataaagaagatgtgatacacacacacacacacacacacacacacacacacacacacaccacggaatattatttagtcataaaaaagaatgaaatcttgccatttgccacaagaTAGATGGAATTAGAGAGTATGTTATGtgaaaatcagtcagagaaagccaaataccctatgatttcactcttgtgtggaatttaagaaacaaaacaaatgagcaagggtggggggaaagatagacaaaccaagaaacagattcttaattatagaaaacgaactgatggttaccagagggaggtaaGTGGAGTGATGGATAAattaggtaatggggattaaagagtgcacttgtcgtgatgagcatcGGGTGAtttatgtaagtgttgaatcactgtattgtacacctgaaattaatataatactgtatggtaattaactggaattaaaataaaaacttaaaaaaaacacaaaaataaaagactcttTTCCATATTGACCAGATGATTGTAATGATTTGGGAgtaggaaaagaaagtgaaatactGCTGAGAAATTTTCTAAGCAAAGACTTTTATGAAGCTGAAGATGTTACATTTGGCACTAACTGATGAGATTCAAATTGTATATCTCAGGGCACAAGTTGATAGACTGTATAGATCACTGTAACAGCATGAAAAGAAACTGATGGAGAGGAGTCTGAAAGCTTCTTCCATGGTCACCAGTTGGGAGTATTGACAAAAGGAAGTGAGAATTTCTGCTGGTATCCCTGTCTTTTGAGTTCAGGCATTTAAGTCACCTTTTTTTGTCTTgaggggttttgtttgcttgttcatttgttttgtgagGGGAAGATGGACATGAGTGATAGGAAAAATGGGATTTgggtgtacttttttttaatctttaaaagtcaatttatgtgccaggaactataacaattcctaacatttttttttcttcatgtggtAACTCAGTTTACAGTTTTGTCATTCTACTACCTTGTGTTCAAAATCACAAATTTATTGAATTAGGAAtccatggtttatttttaatgaaaataattatttacatttgaaCCCCATTtaaatctgcttttcttttctatttgttttcaaattgtcCTGTTCTTTTaacctcttttcctgccttcttttatttttctttaataacttttttctcaaagagatttaaaacaaggaaaaaaagagtcattgatatttgccaaaatatttactatttctggtgttttttattcctttgtgtggaTCCAAATATCCATCTgatgtaattttctttctgcctaaagaaccttaatatttcttgtagtaCAATCCTGCTAGCAAGgagttctttcagcttttgtttatatgtaaaaGTCTTTACTTTACctttaattttgatagatattttcTCTGAGTATAAAATTCTAGATTGATAGTTTTTCTTTCAGTACCTAAAAGATCTTGTTCTATTGTCTCTTGACTTGCATAGTTTCTCAGAAGTCTGTAGTCACTCTtatctttattcctttgtgtataaCCTTTTCCCCTCCCACCTGTGGGTGATTTTATCATTAGTTTTCAGGAATTTGACTGTGATGTCCCTTGGTGTGGTTTTCTGCATATTTCTTCTTGTTTAGGGGTTTGTTTAGCTTCTTGGATCAGCTTCTTGGGTTTATAGTTTTAATCAAACTTGGAaaaattttggccattatttcttaaaatattttttctgctctcCCCCTTTTCTGGGACTCCGTTTGTATGTGTGTTAATTTGTTTGACGTCATCCAAGAACACTAATGGCTCCATcctagtttctttctctcttttttagtcTTTGcgcttcgttttgtttttttttattttttaaaaagtgtttattttgagagagagtgtgtgttggaagggcagaggtgggggacagagacagaggatctgaagctggctctgcactgacagcagagagcctgacacagggcttgaactcacgaaccctgagatcatgacctgaaccgaagtctgatgtttaaccaactgagccacccaggcaccccagcatgcTTCTTTTTGTATAGTTTCTATTCATATCTTCAGAATCACTGATCATCTGCTGTCGCATCCagtgttgtttttatattttgtatttttcattcctaGAACTTCCAAGtaggttttatttcttcaattcctTCATCATTTCGTTTTCCTCTATCTTCTTGAACATATGAACGTATTTACAGTAGCTGCTTTAATGTTCTCATCTGCTAATTCcaacatttctgtcatttctggATGTCTTTATATTGATTGCCCTAGTTTTTGGgtcttattttctgctttttagcaTGACTGGGCATTGTGACTTTTACCTTGTCATTTGCTGGATTTTTGTTGTATTCCTTTAAACAGTGTTGGGCTTTGTTCTGGGATGTAGTTATTTCGAATCTGTTGGATCCTTTCAggacttccttttaaaaatgctttgctaGGATGAGTCCAAAATGGCCTTTAGTTTAGGATAATTTACCTCTACTGTAGGCAATACCCTTGAAGCTTCTGCCAGACGCCTCATGTATTATGAAGTCTTTCCACTTTGGCTCTTAGGAACACACACTATTTCTAGCCCTATATGAGCTCTTGGAATTGTTTGATTTTTCAGTGGTTCTTTCCCCAGCTTGAGAATTTCATCTCCTACAAGCACAGATCAGTACTCAGCCAAAGACTGGAGGGCTCACTGCAGATCTCTTGAGCCCTCTCTGTGTGCTACTTTTCCTATTCAGTACTCTTCCCTACACGTTCCAGTTGTCTTGGCCTCCCTGAACTTCCAATCTTGGTCTCTTTAACTTTCTGACAACTGCCCCCTGAAACTTGCATAGGTTCCTCCCGTTTGAGCTGACGCCTGGAAACTGCCTCCAGGCAGTTCTGAACTCCCTCTCTTGAATGCCTGTTGTGTAGTATCTGAAAATGGTTGCTTTATTTtgcctagttttctttcttttttaatttttttttaacgtttattcattttttgatagacacagaacatgagcaggggaggggcagagagagagagggagacacagaatccgaagccagctccagactctgagctgtcagcacagaaccccacacagggttcaaactcatgagccgtgagatcatgacctgagttgaaagtGGATTAGGGTCTATTTCTAGAccctaatatttataaatataatccCCACACACAAATGTTGGgatcctcaatttttaaaaacttgtggttttttttaatgtttatttatttttgagagagagagacagagacagagacagagcatgagtgggggaggggcagagagagagtgagacacagaatccgaagcaggctccaggctctgagctgtcagcacagagcccgacgcggggctagaactcatggaccgtgagatcatgacgtgagctgaagtcagacgctaaccaactgagccacccaggtgccccttgcctagttttctaattgtttattaTAGCAGGGTAAATTTTATCCCTGTTACTCTATCATTAATGGAAGCAGAAGTTCTGCTTTTGAACCATATTTAAAGTAGGAAAAAgtttaatagaaaacaaaaaatgttttaataaaattgagGTTTGGGGGATGCTATTAATGACATTATTTAAGCCATCAAGTGTTATTATTGTACAAATTATAGGTGATACTTGCATTTATCTCCCTATAGACCCTGTGGTCCAATGATAGTAAGggcatttgatatatttatataggattgggttttttttttattttttttaacatttttatttatttttgagagacagagtgtgagcaggggaggggcagagagagagagagagagagagagagacatagaatctgaagcaggctctaggctatgagctgtcagtacagagcccaacgtggggctcaaacccaccaactgtgagattatgacctgagcggaagtcgcatgctcaactgactgagccacccaggtgcccctataggaTTCTTATAgcacatttttgtctttattgtaTTTGGTCCTCAGTAAGACTGGAGTAGTTGTATAcatttttacaggtgagaaaactgaagtttaaaaatgGTACTTTTGCCAGCCTTTCTTAATTCACTTCAGGAGGATCTAAAGAgtactttatttttccctttctttgcatGATTGACTAATAGTCACTTTTGTAGCTGGCTAATTCTTAATCTTTTCAGTAGagtaagcatcttttcatgaattTCAGATTCCCATTCTGGGGGGTGTTCCTATCCATAAAATACAGAATTGCAGACACTCCAGTTTATCTTTCCAGAGCCTGTCTCCTTGTGTCTAATTATGATGGCatattagaattttgaaaaatttcaaattcttatAATAATGAGTTATCATTATACTACAGGTGAAATAAGACATTTTAATGAAGGGAAAATTCAAATAAGCCTCCAAAGACCTAAATTCTGGTCTTTCCTTTACCACCACCAATCCATGTAATCTTTGGAAAAGTCATCTGACTGCTatgcacttgatttttttttttttcacctgaaaaTAAATGTTCTGGTTTAAGGATGTCCAtggaaatgttaatattttgtgatTAGATGTGTAGAATTGTATCTAGCAGTGAATTCTGATTAAGCTCCTGATACAGATTTTTAGAATAACAGCACGCTtgaacaaaaatcatttttgtgtgttgttAGGGATCTCAGCGGTGCCTGCTTATAAAGGTCAAGAATCCAGTCACTGTTTAACGAGCCTTATACATGAAAATTGattcaaagaaataacaaaaaaaaatccttaaaatatcaTCTTTTTCCACAGAAACTATGCAAATTATTTCATCAAAGCACAGAAAGTGAGACGGCTCATTGCTAATGATTTTGTGAATGTTTTTAACTCTGGAGTGGATGTCTTGCTGACCCCCACCACCTTGAGTGAGGCGGTGCCATACCTGGAGTTCATTAAAGAGGACAACAGGACGCGAAGCGCCCAGGATGATATTTTTACACAGGCTGTAAATATGGCAGGTGAGGATCCTTTAGGAATGTTCtggttttctttaagtttttagaCTGGCATCTGGTCTTTAACTTAGATTCTAACTACATTGTTCTCTGAAGGCAACAGTTTGTCCTTCTAGAATGTTTAGgggtgcgtgtatgtgtgtatgtgtgtggtgtgtgtaatGTTTAGGCATGCATGCACGTGACCCACCATGCACATGCATATTCAGAATCAGTCCCCTTAATAGCATAATTTTAACTTTactttggaaattttcaaacctgtggaaaagttgaaagaatggtATAATGAGTACCCATATGTCCTTTGCCTGGATTCATTCATTTTGCCTCAtttaatttctccttcctctctttctctctgtacacacacacacacacacacttttttttagcTGAATAATTTGAAAGAAAGTTTCAACATCATGATACTTCACCCCTAAATACTTTAGCATAAATcttctaaaaatacaaacattctCCTGCATAACCACAATTTCGTTATCATATCTAGGAAAACTAACATGAATATAATAATATTCCAGACAGtccatatttacattttctcaattgtaccaaaaatgtcttttataaaattgttttttccccTGATATATTACGTTTGCTTATCTAGCAAATGTAATCTAAAACAATCTAGAACAATCCCCTAGTTCTCTatgtttttggtggttttttttgttttgttttgttttgttttttagggctACATCAGACAGtgtcataatttttgttttagtcatCAAACATAATGTAGAAAActcaagaaaaggaaagcctGTTCTATTTCCCCATACTTTTATCTACTATGTTCATTTCTCGCTGGCATATAGAGTCTTTATTTTATCACAtcctttttgtttaaattcctttaGCTCTTCTTCTAGGGTAGGTCTGCTGGCAACTaattctcttcactttctttctaaGAATGTCTTGGTTTCCTTTCATGTTTAAAGGTTATGTTCACTGGATATAGGATTTGGGGTTGACATTTCTttagcacttaaaaaatgttatgctACTTTCTTCTGGTCTGCAtagtttctgataagaaatcccccaccttctaaattttttttttaattgacattgaCTTTTTTTGAAGAGTCTAGTGCACTTGCCCTATAGTATGTCCCATCCATAATCTGGTTTTGTCAGATTGCTTCCTCATGATTCGGTTGAGTCAAACAACTGTTGCAGAAATACTATATACTCTTCATGTCAGGAAACAGTTCATGTCAGTTTGTTCCACTTTTAGAGACTTTAAGTTGATCCCTTGGTTAAGGAGAAAATTGCCAGATGTTTTCCTTGTAAAGGTACATTGTTCCTTTTATCAATTATAACCAATTGGGGAGCTGATACTTTGAGATTGTGTGAACATCCTATTCcccaacaatctttttttttttttaagtttatttattttgagagagagagcgagcaagcatgagcaggggaggggcagagagagagagaatcccaagcaggctccatgcacggAGCCCCATGGGGgcctccatctcacgaaccactcatgacctgagccaaaattaagagtcagcacttaaccgactgagccacccaggtgccccaataatgttGAACCCAGTTTTAGATCTGTTGATTATTTCTTAGAGAATtacaaaatgttgatttttctgtttctatatataTTAGCTGGCAGTCTTCTCTAAAGAAtagctttccctttttttcaatTCAATGTATTGTAAACAGTTACTGTCATTATTGgttttgatgttcaaattgtcCCAAATTTGGCCAACAAGAGCCCTTTCAAGTTGCATATATCCCTTAGACCTATCCCCATTAATTTCTAAAAACTTCCTTATTTTATGGCATAACAAGATATCCCAGGATCTTTTACTTTCTCTGCCCCAAACCTGGAATTAAAACTACCCTGAGCTACCATTTCTCATATAACAAATTGGCCAAAATTCAAAAGTTCAACAACATACTCGATCAGTAAGGCTGTCAGGGAAAAAGCATTTTGCCAATGGGAGTTCAAAATAATACAACTTTTTTGGAGGGGAATTTGGCAATGTCtaattacatatgcatttatCACTTGATGAAACAATCCCTTTTCATCTGAGAAACTTTCAAGAATACTAAAAAACATGTACACAAGGTAATTCACCGGGGCATGGTATGAAATAGCTGAATACTGAAAACAACCCACATGCCCAATCATTGAAGATAGGTGAATAAATTATGGCACAAACCACATAATGGAGTGCTatgcagctataaaaaggaatgaaggaagtcTTTGTGACCTGATACACAGTGATTtccaagatacacacacacacacacacagacactcacacacacgtatatacatatatatattttttttttaatgtgtatttttgagagagagagagagcacatgtgtgtgagcaggggaagggcagagagagagggggactgaggatccaaagccagctctgcattgacagcagagagcctgatgtggggctcaaactcacgaaccagaagatcatgacccaagctgaagtcagatgcttaaccaactgagccactcaggcgcccctctgagaTACATTGTTAAGTGAGCAAAGGAAGGTACAGAAGCACGTATATCAtacaatttttgttatttttttaacctcatcTGTCTTGTACCTACGAGCACTGGGAAGCAGAAGTGTCCACTTCTTACGATGAAGAATTAATCAATTCGTgggtttccttgttttcttcagGATTGCCGGCGGTGAGTGTCCCTGTGGCGCTCTCAAACCAAGGGTTGCCAGTAGGACTACAGTTTATCGGACGTGCATTTTGTGACCAGCAGCTTCTTACAGTTGCCAAGTGGTTTGAAAAACAAGTACAGTTTCCTGTTATTCAACTTCAAGAGCTAATGGATGATTGCTCATCAGTCTTTGAAATTGAAAAGTTAGCTTCTGTTTCTCTAAAACAGTAGTGATACATATagcatacaaattaaaataacttgaaaattttATAGTCTAGGGAAGTCAGATGATCTTGCTAAATTCCTATAATTTGGTTCATTGTCAACACAGTCATTCCTTGGACTCACTTCTTAAAATTCTTGTGATATAGttaattaattataaatcatCTGTCAGCATTTATTAAGTATCCACTAAGTGTAAAGTACAGGATTTCTACATTAACACAAGATACATGTTCCTGAAAAATGATCATTctgaaaaaatgttcattaataaGAACAGAGCTTAGAGTAAAAGTAAGCTTAGGGATAAACCTCTCAAAACTTGTACATCTTTGTAACCAAAGTGCTGATAAAAACTGTAATTTGTACCTCCAGAGACAACCTGAACAGCCAGGCAGACAGGTAGTTGAACATGTGGTGGAGG
This window contains:
- the QRSL1 gene encoding glutamyl-tRNA(Gln) amidotransferase subunit A, mitochondrial isoform X2, translated to MLGRTLQEVSAALKQGQITPVELCQKCLSLIKKTKFLNAYITISEEVALKQAEESEKRYKKGHSLGALDGIPVAVKDNFSTSGIETTCASNMLKGYVPPYNATVVQRLLDQGAVLMGKTNLDEFAMGALGSDTGGSTRNPAAHCGIVGFKPSYGLVSRHGLIPLVNSMDVPGILTRCVDDAATVLGVLAGHDPKDSTTIQDPGKPFMLSSLTDVSKLCIGIPKEYLVPELSSEVRSFWSKAANLFESEGAKVIEVSLPHTSYSIVCYHVLCTSEVASNMARFDGLEYGHRCDIDVSTEAMYAATRREGFNDVVRGRILAGNFFLLKENYANYFIKAQKVRRLIANDFVNVFNSGVDVLLTPTTLSEAVPYLEFIKEDNRTRSAQDDIFTQAVNMAGLPAVSVPVALSNQGLPVGLQFIGRAFCDQQLLTVAKWFEKQVQFPVIQLQELMDDCSSVFEIEKLASVSLKQ